A stretch of DNA from Carya illinoinensis cultivar Pawnee chromosome 12, C.illinoinensisPawnee_v1, whole genome shotgun sequence:
aatgataGTATGCTCCGTGATTTTGCCTCCATCATTTTgaccatttatattttttttaattttttttcttaatggttaaataAGAGAATATTAGtgaattaatgtattttctcttttaaatatttaaatatgtttaaaagatatatattttaaagaaaaagaaaaaaaatacaatttatacTAGGGTTACGTCCATCCGTACGTACATGGTGGACGGCATAGTAGCGCGAAGgatcttatattattttcctAATTCCTTCTCCTACATATACGTCATTATACCGTACTTGGGCTAAATAAAGGTGcttattaagaaaatgaaagctCTCaacctttgaaaaaaatatacatgCATACAATTAATTGTCGCACATATCAAAATTATTGCTAAATACCCCAAGTCAAGGTAAATTACCTCATTTATGAAAGACGTCACGTTTAGATCATCTTCCGTTAACgtcatttaattaatttaacacCTTTCCAACCATGGGATCCATGCACATTTGTTTCGAATTCATGAAGTTTTTAAGTCATAATTACGGTATTTTAGAAGTCTAGAAATGCTATAGCTatagagttttttttaataaaaataaatttacgaaCTTACGTGACAATATACACATAGGGAAGCCGACTCTCCACGGTGCACCCAATTAACTGGATCTATCGGCTTGGCGGCTTAGattccatgcatgcatatacagTTGGGAGTAGACGCCTGTTACGTACGTTGTCTACGAAAGCGCCAGTCGGGTGGTAACGTGGCGGAATATTGTGGGTGATAGGTAATACCGAAAGTCAAATAGGTGGCACATCGATCGGCTCGATCGAAATGATTTGGATCTTTGATCGGTGACAGCATATAACAACGCGACGATGCATTTTTCGGTGAAAATAATAGTTTTCAAACCATTGTTTTTGCATGTATCTCAATCTCATCCACTGCTCATGTTTTACAATCTGAGACGGTGACGAGGGAGGGAGGCCAGATTATATCCGAGGAGCTAACATCTGCTTCTGTACGAGTTATTTTCTTTGGATTTCTACGACAGCCAATAGCTTATTGCCACTTCATACCTACACATGAATAACGATTGCTCAGCAGATTATAAGTTCAAGAATCAAAGGTCAAAAAATCGTTCTCCTCTGATCTCACTGATTACGAGAATAGAAATCGTATTAAATTACgatgagacagagacagagaaatTGCGACTCTGGCTGAAATTTTTTCTACGTAACAAGACACGTCTCTTAAAGAGTACAAAAGCCGGTACCGAATTCCGTTGACTTGAATAATTTTctctaattaattttatatatacgcATCTTCATACTTGTATCCTACAGCAATAGTAGTACCTGACTTGTTTCCAGTTAATTATTAGAGCTCATATATAATTACTTCCCTGATCTCTCTGAGTCTGTCTCCAAGTTAGACACAAAACAATGGGAAAGTCTCCTTGTCGTGACGAGCGGGAAGGTTTAAAGAAAGGTCCATGGACTGTAGAGGAAGATCGGAAACTGCTTGATTATATTCAGAAACATGGGCATGGTAGATGGAGAATCCTTCCCAAGAATGCAGGTTCAGACACTACTGATtcctcttttttattataaattcgATATTGATACTCGACGAGTTAATTTGTTTGATTCTCGTATATTTCTATCATGTTTAGGTCAATTTTGCTAGTGCTTATTATAATTAAGTACTGATTCCTGGTTTCATCAGTGAAGTGCAGTTTGCGTACTCTTTCAGTTTTATGACGATTAAAATGGTGGTTTTTCTTGTCTCCTTAATGTTTTAGGTCTAAAAAGGTGTGGAAAGAGTTGCCGGCTTCGCTGGACAAACTATTTGAGACCAGACATCAAGAGAGGGAGGTTTTCATTCGAAGAAGAAGAGACCATAATACAACTACACGGTGTTTTGGGAAATAAGTGAGTACATTCatcagatcattttccttttcatttccattaTAAGCCATAtaactaaattaataaaaatgctaatgATGCAATATATGATTGCTGatggaaaaacaaagaaaaggtaCCTACCTCATGGACTTCTTGTGTTTTGTgcaactttttttgttttttttgtttcgaGTCATGTTGCAGGATAAGTTTTGAATTGTAGAAGCTTTAGAATTGTGCAAGCTAGTCAATGATGTCGTGGAACTCGTGGCGAATATTTAATGTTTCATTGCCCACAAAATGTTAATTCCTTTTATCCATTAATTGTCGTGTCATGCATCGGACATATTCAATTCTGTGTCCCTGTGTCTCAGGTGGTCCGCCATTGCTGCTCACTTGCCGGGAAGAACGGATAACGAGATAAAAAACCATTGGAACACCCACATCAGAAAGAGGCTATTAGGAATGGGAATTGATCCAGTGACTCATACCCCACGGCTCGATCTTCTCGAACTCTACTCCATTCTGAGCTCATCTCTCTAccactcatctcaacttaataCTTTCCCCAGTCTGCTAGGAGTCGGACCTTTAGGAAACCCAAATCTTCAAGGTCTAGCCACAGCTGATCATCTCCTGTCATCCCAATACAAAACACCAGAGATTACTTCTCAGTATGATCCCCAGCAAAACCAATATCACAATACCCTAGTTTCAAACC
This window harbors:
- the LOC122289167 gene encoding transcription factor MYB41-like — encoded protein: MGKSPCRDEREGLKKGPWTVEEDRKLLDYIQKHGHGRWRILPKNAGLKRCGKSCRLRWTNYLRPDIKRGRFSFEEEETIIQLHGVLGNKWSAIAAHLPGRTDNEIKNHWNTHIRKRLLGMGIDPVTHTPRLDLLELYSILSSSLYHSSQLNTFPSLLGVGPLGNPNLQGLATADHLLSSQYKTPEITSQYDPQQNQYHNTLVSNQFQSSHPIHELNTSTYATQVNQFHSAVQETQPCAASHTLSTPFGREPQLTQAKLEQLSPNLNFIRQNTLPNVWPSMGEQLNLARNDFPLQNVDSIIDPQFENEILQTRNNIDQQIPNYSFGSLIITTTSPSPTPLSSTTTYANCSSTEDERDSYCSNIMMFNMLAK